The Stigmatella aurantiaca DW4/3-1 genome contains the following window.
GCTTCGGCGTGCAGTACACCGTGGGGCGCGTGGTGGTGCTCACGCTCTTCCGGGAGCTGGCCCCGGTGCTCACCGCGCTCACGGTGGGCGCGCGCATCGGCTCGGGCATGGCGGCGGAGCTGGGCGCCATGACGGTGACCGAGCAGGTGGATGCCATCCGCGCGCTGGGCGCGGATCCGCTGCGCAAGCTGGTGGTGCCCCGGGTGCTGGCATGCCTGTTGGTGATGCCCACGCTCACGGTGCTGGCGGACGTCATCGGCCTGGGCGCGGGCGCGCTCGTCGTCAACATGCAGTACGCCATCTCCTTCGATCTGTTCTTCCAGGGCGCACTGGACGCGGTGCTGATGACGGACTTCGTGTCCGGGGTCATCAAGGGCGCCATCTTCGGCGTCATCATCGGGCTGGTGGGCTGCTTCAAGGGGCTCACCGTCGAGGGGGGCACCGAGGGCGTCGGCCGCGCCACCACGCAGACGGTGGCCATCACCTCCGTGTCCGTGTGCCTGGCGGACTTCTTCATCACGAAAATCACGCTCTACTTCTAGCCTCATGCCCTCGTCCGACTCCTCATCGCGTCTGAATTTTCGCCCGCCCACCCCGGGAGAGGAACTCATCCGGTTCGAGCACCTGAAGAAGGCGTTCGGCTCCAAGCGCGTCTACGACGATCTGGATCTGTCGGTGTACGCCGGGGAGACGCTGGTGGTGATGGGCGGCTCGGGCACGGGCAAGAGCGTGCTGCTCAAGTGCCTCATCGGCCTGCTGTACCCGGATGCGGGGCGCATTCACGTCCAGGGACAGGACCTGACCGACTTCGACGAGG
Protein-coding sequences here:
- a CDS encoding MlaE family ABC transporter permease, with amino-acid sequence MAVVRQRLEVLGAMAMMTGRVFSRAVRPPYDWGALVYHTEFLGVRSMPIALLTSTFAGLVISLQFGFFLARFGVQYTVGRVVVLTLFRELAPVLTALTVGARIGSGMAAELGAMTVTEQVDAIRALGADPLRKLVVPRVLACLLVMPTLTVLADVIGLGAGALVVNMQYAISFDLFFQGALDAVLMTDFVSGVIKGAIFGVIIGLVGCFKGLTVEGGTEGVGRATTQTVAITSVSVCLADFFITKITLYF